One stretch of Halapricum desulfuricans DNA includes these proteins:
- a CDS encoding DUF92 domain-containing protein, producing the protein MTSTARRAGAFAVVGALSLAVPVLERLFDRPTTTVAAAVPFLAITAIALAAADDGVLFELFARPGDRRDGRLYGLAGFAFAIAALSVPATYFGMALPAFVTSVVVLSAGNLAAHAARARNVEPFGAMAAFVTGGTLAGIGGYLAAAAILETGFALPEVVFLAATGALTGGLVRSVLFERDEPIVLLVIGLLLWLFSDLEIAVTATGIAAALAVTVALGYVSYALDTASIPGMLTGVLLSLLTLVVGDVGWFAMLITFFGLGGLSSKLRYDQKVKRGIAEPNEGARGSGNVLANSVVALFAVIAHAASPQMAAAPEDLFLFVFAGAVAAAMSDTLSSEIGGLYDNPRLITTLEVVEPGTDGGVTWQGELAGLVGAALIAGIGAAAFDLGGRGVGVVVAAGLVGMTVDSVLGATIEGRLVGNQGVNFLATLAAGLAAGGFAIASGAVTL; encoded by the coding sequence GTGACATCGACAGCGCGGCGCGCGGGCGCGTTCGCCGTCGTCGGAGCCCTGTCGCTGGCGGTCCCAGTGCTCGAGCGCCTGTTCGATCGGCCGACGACGACCGTCGCCGCGGCCGTGCCGTTTCTGGCGATCACCGCCATCGCGCTGGCCGCGGCCGACGACGGCGTGCTCTTCGAGCTGTTCGCCCGACCCGGCGATCGACGAGACGGCAGACTGTATGGGCTGGCCGGCTTCGCGTTCGCTATCGCCGCGCTCTCCGTTCCTGCGACGTACTTCGGGATGGCGCTCCCGGCGTTCGTCACGAGCGTCGTCGTGCTCTCGGCCGGGAACCTCGCCGCCCACGCGGCCCGCGCCCGCAACGTCGAGCCGTTCGGTGCGATGGCCGCGTTCGTCACCGGCGGGACGCTGGCCGGCATCGGCGGCTATCTGGCCGCGGCCGCGATCCTCGAAACCGGGTTCGCGCTCCCCGAGGTGGTCTTTCTGGCCGCGACCGGCGCGCTGACCGGCGGGCTGGTTCGATCGGTGCTGTTCGAGCGCGACGAACCGATCGTCCTGCTCGTGATCGGGCTGTTGCTATGGCTCTTTTCTGACCTCGAGATCGCCGTTACAGCGACCGGTATCGCCGCCGCGCTCGCCGTCACCGTCGCGCTCGGGTACGTCTCGTATGCGCTCGATACGGCCTCGATCCCGGGCATGTTGACCGGCGTCCTCCTGAGTCTGCTAACGCTGGTCGTCGGCGACGTCGGCTGGTTCGCGATGTTGATTACCTTCTTCGGTCTCGGCGGTCTCTCCTCGAAGCTACGGTACGACCAGAAGGTCAAGCGTGGGATCGCCGAACCGAACGAGGGAGCCCGCGGCAGCGGCAACGTCCTCGCTAACTCGGTGGTGGCGCTGTTCGCAGTCATCGCTCACGCCGCCAGTCCGCAGATGGCGGCCGCCCCCGAGGACCTGTTCCTGTTCGTCTTCGCCGGAGCAGTCGCGGCGGCGATGAGCGACACGCTCTCCAGCGAGATCGGCGGACTGTACGACAACCCGCGGCTCATCACGACTCTCGAGGTCGTCGAGCCCGGCACCGACGGCGGCGTCACCTGGCAGGGGGAACTCGCCGGGCTGGTCGGAGCCGCGCTGATCGCCGGGATCGGTGCCGCGGCGTTCGATCTCGGCGGTCGCGGCGTCGGCGTCGTCGTCGCCGCCGGGCTGGTCGGGATGACCGTCGACAGCGTGCTTGGCGCGACTATCGAGGGGCGGCTGGTCGGCAATCAGGGCGTCAACTTCCTCGCGACGCTCGCGGCCGGACTGGCCGCAGGCGGGTTCGCGATCGCCTCCGGGGCCGTCACGCTGTGA
- a CDS encoding zinc-dependent metalloprotease yields the protein MGLYRSVRAVTEASGTGPIDWDAVAEASKAGTDPGTLEVGPAEREGYATDVRDARDRVREVSGFEFDLPDTIEIINRHHWIDNNIETFRRVMAPLEDRVGMFPSAARVINTGSMTVALSFLARNVLGQYDPLLLADGDDADDHALYFVYPNVRRVADSLEADSDRFRRWIAFHEVTHAAEFGAAPWLPDHLESRMEAAVDRLAEGDIDRVTLGELDTTMTAVEGYAELLMDRAFDEEYQDLRAEIERRRRGRGPIQKLIRRALGLGMKRRQYERGKDFFDAVVDARGIEFAGRVWERPENLPSDDELDDPSAWIRRMDGTR from the coding sequence ATGGGACTTTATCGCAGCGTCCGGGCCGTCACGGAGGCTTCGGGGACGGGCCCGATCGACTGGGACGCCGTCGCCGAGGCCTCGAAGGCCGGGACCGATCCCGGCACGCTCGAGGTCGGCCCGGCCGAGCGCGAGGGCTACGCGACCGACGTGCGCGACGCGCGCGACCGCGTCCGTGAGGTCTCCGGGTTCGAGTTCGACCTCCCGGACACCATCGAGATCATCAACCGCCACCACTGGATCGACAACAACATCGAGACGTTCCGGCGGGTGATGGCACCGCTCGAAGACCGCGTCGGGATGTTCCCCTCCGCGGCCCGCGTGATCAACACCGGCTCGATGACGGTCGCGCTCTCGTTTCTCGCGCGCAACGTCCTCGGGCAGTACGACCCGCTGTTGCTGGCCGACGGCGACGACGCGGACGATCACGCCCTGTATTTCGTCTATCCGAACGTCCGGCGCGTCGCCGACTCGCTTGAGGCCGACAGCGACCGGTTTCGCCGCTGGATCGCCTTCCACGAGGTGACCCACGCCGCGGAGTTCGGCGCGGCCCCGTGGCTGCCCGACCACCTCGAATCCCGGATGGAGGCGGCGGTCGATCGGCTCGCGGAGGGCGACATCGACCGGGTGACGCTGGGCGAACTGGACACGACGATGACCGCCGTCGAGGGCTACGCCGAGTTGCTGATGGACCGGGCCTTCGACGAGGAGTATCAGGACCTCCGCGCGGAGATCGAGCGCCGCCGACGGGGTCGCGGGCCGATACAGAAACTGATCCGGCGCGCGCTCGGGCTGGGCATGAAGCGTCGCCAGTACGAGCGCGGCAAAGACTTCTTCGACGCGGTCGTCGACGCCCGCGGGATCGAGTTCGCCGGACGGGTGTGGGAGCGACCCGAGAATCTGCCCAGCGACGACGAACTCGACGACCCGAGTGCGTGGATCCGCCGGATGGACGGCACGCGGTGA
- a CDS encoding metallophosphoesterase, which produces MDTDEGETVYYVISDLHIGGDEQLGDIEFRDELLAFLRRLETTTESAELIINGDAFGLWELTTAEGVEKFDLLVETYPELFAQLRATGENTPITLLPGNHDHELAAYDEYCDRLAAYNVTLVQDLSMTRSVGEHIIYFEHGHQQDPNNRIEDFGNPSARPLGYYYNTLVTSRAGQLSDRGRYNWLKDVQAVTPTERMPVWLFSKYFYREMNPVLRYSLVPFLLLFNVSVVLAVLAGLDLAGIWSLPFDWITAFLRQFGRTGTAVWFLLAINVAVAGLLVLVGIPLYFIRRDIRKTINRFGVFETDLSVDPIAPYEDAAEKVFKQDPDTVVYCYGHTHRPKQTEVEEGIVVNTGTWLKRLHRRDGLIGILPPVFHPSYQLLAVRIEPCQGGVAVEYEEIEKSSPATEELTRTERLFTIGRESDFSLPDRTIVGSGTSNGSDEESDENAGPSEKASRAG; this is translated from the coding sequence ATGGATACCGACGAGGGGGAGACAGTCTATTACGTCATCAGCGACCTCCATATCGGCGGCGACGAGCAACTAGGAGATATCGAGTTTCGTGATGAGTTGCTTGCGTTTCTACGGCGCTTGGAGACGACAACTGAGTCGGCTGAACTCATCATCAATGGCGATGCGTTCGGATTGTGGGAGCTCACGACAGCCGAGGGTGTCGAGAAGTTCGACTTGCTAGTTGAGACGTATCCGGAGCTATTCGCCCAACTTCGGGCAACGGGAGAGAATACGCCAATTACACTGTTGCCAGGGAATCACGACCACGAGCTGGCTGCCTACGACGAGTATTGCGATCGGCTTGCCGCGTACAACGTGACCCTCGTTCAGGACCTCTCGATGACTCGGTCGGTCGGCGAGCACATAATCTACTTCGAACATGGCCACCAGCAGGATCCGAACAACCGCATCGAAGATTTCGGCAATCCATCCGCGCGGCCACTCGGTTATTATTACAACACTCTCGTGACGAGTCGCGCCGGCCAGCTCTCAGATCGCGGCCGATACAACTGGCTGAAAGATGTGCAGGCAGTTACGCCGACCGAGCGAATGCCGGTGTGGCTCTTCTCGAAATACTTCTATCGGGAGATGAATCCAGTATTGCGGTATTCGTTAGTCCCGTTTCTGCTGTTGTTCAACGTCAGTGTCGTCCTCGCGGTCCTGGCGGGGCTGGATCTCGCGGGAATTTGGTCGCTTCCGTTCGATTGGATCACAGCATTCCTCAGACAGTTCGGTCGGACTGGGACCGCAGTGTGGTTTCTACTCGCGATCAACGTCGCAGTCGCCGGACTGTTAGTACTCGTGGGGATCCCGCTGTACTTCATCCGACGCGACATCAGGAAGACGATCAATCGCTTTGGCGTCTTCGAGACTGACCTCTCGGTTGATCCCATCGCACCTTATGAGGACGCCGCCGAGAAGGTGTTCAAGCAGGATCCCGATACCGTCGTCTACTGTTACGGTCACACGCATCGTCCGAAACAAACGGAAGTCGAAGAGGGAATCGTCGTCAACACGGGCACGTGGCTCAAACGGTTACACCGTCGTGACGGACTCATCGGGATCCTCCCACCAGTCTTTCACCCCTCCTACCAGCTACTGGCCGTCCGCATCGAACCCTGCCAAGGCGGGGTAGCCGTCGAATACGAAGAGATAGAGAAGTCGAGTCCAGCGACCGAGGAACTCACCCGTACAGAGCGGCTGTTCACGATCGGCCGCGAATCGGACTTCTCGTTGCCAGACCGAACGATCGTCGGTTCCGGCACATCCAATGG
- a CDS encoding GNAT family N-acetyltransferase → MTVREIRADDRDRLREIQRAVLSDPSPSVLAAALEGPLFGLVAEDSGAVVGYLLAVIGETRTYVPELAVAADRQRRGHGSALLAAAIDRLRERGVRTVRLTTRADDPAARAFYEQHGFEAVERVPDHYADADGVVYERRIDG, encoded by the coding sequence ATGACAGTTCGAGAGATCCGGGCCGACGACCGCGACCGACTCCGGGAGATCCAGCGGGCCGTGCTGTCCGATCCCAGTCCGTCCGTGCTCGCGGCGGCGCTTGAGGGGCCGCTGTTCGGCCTCGTCGCCGAGGACTCGGGTGCTGTCGTCGGCTATCTGCTGGCCGTGATCGGCGAGACTCGCACGTACGTGCCGGAGCTGGCAGTCGCGGCCGATCGACAGCGCCGGGGTCACGGGTCCGCGTTGCTCGCGGCGGCGATCGATCGGCTCCGCGAACGCGGCGTCCGGACCGTGCGACTGACGACGCGCGCGGACGATCCGGCCGCACGAGCGTTCTACGAGCAGCATGGTTTCGAAGCGGTCGAGCGAGTGCCCGACCACTACGCCGACGCCGACGGCGTCGTCTACGAGCGTCGGATCGACGGCTAG